A single window of Hymenobacter sp. APR13 DNA harbors:
- a CDS encoding SusC/RagA family TonB-linked outer membrane protein, with amino-acid sequence MPRTAGKALLVASSLLLANLSAGNGAQLQAAPSGATAATITLKAKDKEVTYLLREIERQSSYVFIYSDNRLDKRRRQTVSLANVPLETALDQVLRPLGMEYHIVGQQIILTPRRPDSSGAAPLTPANGSLVALSGPPAPVVSRLAAARTVSGTVTARDGSGPLPGVNVVVKGTTVGTATDAQGFFTLEVPEGATTLVFSFIGFAAQEVALGSQTTLAVTLAPDTKTLSEVVVTGFGLERQRKSLGYSVQDVKAAEIVVAREPNIINSLSGKLAGVQINRNGSGPAGSTNIIIRGYTSLTRDSRPLVVVDGVPIDNTNLQQASRLGGFDSGDGLSTINPEDIESISVLKGGNAAALYGNRAANGVLIVTTKKGRKNQGLGVSLNSNTTFDRVQVLTDYQNEYGQGTQGRFLSNTAGQPILTPDGFPQLQQAGENIGSWGARMDGQDVRHWTGEIKPYSPQPNNIEDFFETGYTTSNTVALTGGTEKSTLRVSLSDLRNKGTYPNSRLVRDNVTLRGTTSLGDKLSVDTKLNYTFQRTFNRPTLGASPDNVMTQFLYMPRSVYIDDLRAYRDPVTLQPRLWNLNTQLAAGVLASGTQRQNPFWAAYLNTNEVSQDRVNGSVAIRYDILPWLWLQVRGGTDFYTSRSGYRYASWTSWNTTAVPDRGGLSESTFRVKESNMDFILSGTRNLSEDFELTAQAFGNLLQRRNEQAGASTQGLNVPNLFTIDNGAARVPIYNFSRSEVQSLFGRAQLNYRNAVFLEATGRNDWDSTLPRGNWSYFYPSTSLAVAYTDLLKLDSKVLSLGKLRASWARVGKGASAYELTTLYDLGSGISGAPGVGSSHLGQAFANLQDQLPTINLKPQTTRSIEFGSEMRFFKDRAGLDLTVYRTNTFNQVTSIGVTAASGFRSQLINAGNIQNQGLEIVGLVTPVKLENGFRWDLTANWAKNQSKVVALNEGGVSYFLGNESNNVSVVAAVGKPFGDIFGTVLQRAPDGQLIVDANGFPLASTSNNNKLGNFQPDWFGGLSNTFSYKGLSLSVLLDARWGGQIYSVSQQVASVRGNARQTLDGRQGWYESETARLAAGATPAAWTPTGGVYVEGVIRNADGSFTPKAGFVNPESYWARLGTVSEPFVYDATFIKLREVALGYRLPSALLSKAKFIRGASFSIVGRNLAFLRRDTEGFDPESGYNLSRAQGLESGGYPNSRSLGYNLNLEF; translated from the coding sequence GTGCCGCGCACAGCCGGCAAGGCGCTGCTGGTGGCCAGCTCTTTGCTGCTGGCTAACCTGTCGGCCGGCAACGGCGCGCAGCTGCAGGCCGCGCCCAGCGGTGCCACGGCCGCTACCATCACGCTCAAGGCTAAGGATAAGGAGGTCACGTATCTGCTGCGCGAAATCGAGCGCCAGAGCAGTTACGTCTTTATCTACAGCGACAACCGCCTCGACAAGCGCCGCCGTCAGACTGTCAGCCTGGCCAATGTGCCCCTGGAAACGGCCTTAGACCAAGTGCTGCGCCCGTTGGGCATGGAATACCACATTGTGGGGCAGCAAATCATTCTCACGCCCCGCCGCCCCGATTCGTCAGGGGCGGCACCCCTGACGCCGGCCAACGGCAGCCTGGTGGCGCTGTCGGGCCCGCCTGCGCCGGTAGTGAGCCGGCTGGCAGCGGCCCGCACCGTCAGCGGCACCGTGACAGCCCGCGACGGCAGTGGGCCGCTACCCGGCGTGAACGTGGTAGTGAAAGGTACAACAGTCGGCACGGCTACCGACGCGCAGGGCTTCTTCACGCTGGAAGTGCCGGAAGGGGCTACCACGCTGGTGTTCAGTTTTATCGGGTTTGCGGCCCAGGAAGTGGCGCTTGGCAGCCAGACGACGCTGGCCGTGACCCTGGCCCCGGACACCAAAACCCTGTCGGAGGTGGTCGTGACGGGCTTCGGCCTGGAGCGGCAGCGCAAGTCGCTGGGCTACTCGGTGCAGGACGTGAAAGCCGCCGAAATTGTGGTGGCGCGCGAGCCCAACATCATCAACTCGCTGAGCGGCAAGCTGGCCGGCGTGCAAATCAACCGCAACGGCTCGGGCCCGGCTGGCTCCACCAACATCATCATCCGCGGCTACACCTCGCTCACCCGCGACAGCCGCCCGCTGGTGGTGGTAGATGGCGTGCCCATCGACAACACCAACCTGCAGCAGGCCAGCCGCCTGGGCGGCTTCGACTCCGGCGACGGCCTCTCCACCATCAACCCCGAAGACATTGAGAGCATCTCGGTGCTGAAGGGCGGCAACGCGGCGGCCCTCTACGGCAACCGCGCCGCCAACGGGGTGCTGATTGTGACCACCAAGAAGGGCCGCAAAAACCAGGGTCTGGGTGTGTCGCTGAACTCCAACACCACCTTCGACCGGGTGCAGGTGCTCACCGACTACCAGAACGAGTACGGGCAGGGCACGCAGGGGCGTTTTCTGAGCAATACCGCCGGCCAGCCCATCCTGACGCCCGACGGCTTCCCGCAGCTGCAGCAGGCCGGCGAGAACATCGGCAGCTGGGGCGCGCGCATGGACGGGCAGGACGTGCGCCATTGGACCGGTGAAATCAAGCCCTACAGCCCGCAGCCCAACAACATCGAAGACTTTTTCGAAACCGGCTATACCACCTCCAACACAGTAGCCCTGACCGGCGGCACTGAAAAGTCAACGCTGCGCGTGTCGCTGAGCGATTTGCGCAACAAAGGCACCTACCCCAACAGCCGGCTGGTGCGCGACAACGTGACGCTGCGCGGCACCACTTCACTGGGCGACAAGCTCTCGGTGGATACCAAGCTCAACTATACGTTTCAGCGCACCTTTAACCGCCCCACGCTAGGCGCCAGCCCCGACAACGTGATGACGCAGTTCCTGTACATGCCCCGCAGCGTGTACATCGACGACCTGCGTGCTTACCGCGACCCGGTGACGCTGCAGCCCCGGCTCTGGAACCTGAACACCCAGCTGGCGGCCGGGGTGCTGGCCTCCGGCACGCAGCGCCAGAACCCCTTCTGGGCGGCTTACCTGAACACCAATGAAGTGAGCCAGGACCGGGTGAACGGCTCGGTGGCCATCCGCTACGACATTCTGCCCTGGCTGTGGCTGCAGGTGCGCGGCGGCACCGACTTCTACACCTCGCGTTCCGGCTACCGCTACGCAAGCTGGACCAGCTGGAACACCACGGCCGTGCCCGACCGGGGCGGCCTGTCGGAAAGCACGTTCCGGGTGAAGGAATCCAACATGGACTTCATCCTGAGCGGCACGCGCAACCTGAGCGAGGACTTCGAGCTGACGGCCCAGGCCTTCGGCAATCTGCTGCAGCGCCGCAACGAGCAGGCTGGCGCGTCCACGCAGGGCCTGAACGTGCCCAACCTGTTCACCATCGACAACGGGGCGGCCCGCGTGCCCATCTATAACTTCTCGCGCTCCGAAGTGCAGTCGTTGTTTGGGCGGGCCCAGCTGAACTACCGCAACGCGGTGTTTCTGGAAGCCACCGGCCGCAACGACTGGGACTCCACGCTGCCGCGCGGCAACTGGTCGTACTTCTACCCCAGCACCTCGCTGGCCGTGGCCTACACCGATCTGCTGAAGCTGGACTCTAAAGTTTTGAGCCTGGGCAAGCTGCGCGCCTCCTGGGCCCGTGTGGGCAAGGGTGCCAGCGCCTATGAGCTGACCACGCTCTACGACCTGGGCTCGGGAATTTCGGGAGCACCCGGCGTGGGTAGCTCGCACCTCGGTCAGGCCTTCGCCAACCTGCAGGACCAGTTGCCGACCATCAACCTCAAGCCCCAGACCACCCGCTCGATTGAGTTTGGCTCAGAAATGCGCTTTTTCAAGGACCGCGCCGGCCTCGACCTGACCGTGTACCGCACCAACACCTTCAACCAGGTAACCAGCATCGGCGTGACGGCGGCCTCGGGCTTCCGCAGCCAGCTCATCAATGCCGGCAACATTCAGAACCAGGGCCTGGAAATTGTCGGTCTGGTGACGCCGGTGAAGCTGGAAAACGGCTTCCGCTGGGATTTGACCGCTAACTGGGCGAAGAACCAATCCAAGGTAGTAGCCCTCAACGAGGGTGGGGTATCGTACTTTCTCGGCAACGAGAGCAACAACGTGTCGGTGGTGGCCGCCGTGGGCAAACCCTTCGGCGACATCTTCGGCACGGTGCTGCAGCGCGCCCCCGACGGGCAGCTGATTGTGGATGCCAACGGCTTTCCGCTGGCTAGCACCAGCAACAACAACAAGCTCGGCAACTTCCAGCCCGACTGGTTTGGGGGGCTGAGCAACACGTTCAGCTACAAAGGACTCAGCCTGAGTGTGCTGCTGGATGCGCGCTGGGGCGGCCAGATCTACTCGGTGTCGCAGCAGGTGGCCTCGGTGCGCGGCAATGCCAGGCAGACGCTGGATGGCCGGCAGGGCTGGTACGAGTCGGAAACGGCGCGGCTGGCGGCCGGCGCCACTCCCGCCGCCTGGACGCCCACCGGCGGCGTGTATGTGGAGGGTGTGATCAGGAACGCCGATGGCTCGTTTACCCCTAAAGCGGGCTTCGTGAACCCGGAATCGTATTGGGCGCGGCTGGGCACGGTGTCCGAGCCATTCGTGTACGATGCCACCTTCATCAAGCTGCGTGAGGTGGCGCTGGGCTACCGGCTGCCATCGGCGCTGCTGAGCAAGGCCAAGTTCATCCGTGGGGCCAGCTTCTCCATCGTGGGCCGCAACCTGGCGTTTCTGCGGCGCGATACCGAAGGCTTCGACCCGGAATCGGGCTACAACCTGAGCCGGGCCCAAGGGCTGGAATCGGGCGGCTACCCCAACAGCCGCAGCCTGGGCTACAATCTCAACCTGGAATTCTAA
- a CDS encoding FecR family protein — MEISELYDLIGKELAGELSEVEREVLHAWLAQATEEERLVYDEIRLFWQGPKPVANPADTARAFDRLLARIDEAEQPAPAGKPTPQATEADETGGRVVAMPRASRWRRLWLAAASMAVLATGGTVAYRQYAAAHTGAAPLSYEERTNPRGTKSKVLLADGTAVWLNADSHLWFPATFSGARREVYLEGEAFFDVKRNEQMPFIIHVGRHEVRVLGTSFNVKAYQDDDAVETAVVTGRVAFIRAALPAAAERDTIYVVPDQKVVYSKASHELRVEQVNGLDYAAWNQRSLIFQATPLAEVAKTLERQYNVTVRFEDERLRNCRLTGRFKDQSLREVLRLIEMTRAFDFELHNNSLLIKGLGCDSEAPERLTI; from the coding sequence ATGGAGATTTCCGAACTATACGATCTTATCGGGAAAGAACTCGCCGGAGAACTCTCTGAGGTGGAGCGCGAAGTATTGCACGCCTGGCTGGCCCAGGCTACAGAAGAGGAGCGCCTCGTTTACGATGAAATCAGGCTGTTCTGGCAGGGGCCAAAGCCCGTTGCCAACCCCGCCGACACGGCCCGGGCCTTCGACCGCCTGCTCGCCCGCATCGACGAGGCAGAACAACCCGCCCCGGCTGGTAAGCCCACACCGCAGGCTACCGAAGCCGACGAAACTGGTGGCAGAGTAGTAGCCATGCCGCGTGCGTCGCGGTGGCGGCGCCTGTGGCTGGCAGCGGCCTCGATGGCTGTGCTGGCAACGGGCGGCACCGTGGCCTACCGCCAGTACGCAGCGGCGCACACCGGTGCGGCCCCGCTCAGCTACGAGGAGCGCACCAACCCGCGCGGCACCAAGTCCAAGGTGCTGCTGGCCGATGGCACGGCCGTGTGGCTGAACGCCGACAGCCACTTGTGGTTTCCGGCCACGTTCAGCGGCGCGCGGCGCGAGGTGTACCTGGAAGGGGAAGCCTTCTTCGACGTGAAGCGCAACGAGCAGATGCCCTTCATCATTCACGTGGGCCGCCACGAGGTGCGCGTGCTGGGCACGTCCTTCAACGTGAAGGCCTATCAGGACGACGACGCCGTAGAAACGGCCGTCGTAACGGGCCGTGTGGCCTTTATTCGCGCGGCTCTGCCTGCTGCGGCCGAGCGCGACACCATCTACGTGGTACCCGACCAGAAGGTGGTGTACTCCAAAGCCAGCCACGAATTGCGGGTAGAGCAGGTCAACGGACTCGACTATGCCGCCTGGAACCAACGCTCCCTGATTTTCCAGGCCACTCCGCTGGCGGAAGTAGCCAAAACGCTGGAGCGGCAATACAACGTGACCGTGCGCTTCGAGGATGAGCGGCTGCGCAACTGCCGCCTCACCGGCCGCTTCAAAGACCAGTCGCTGCGGGAGGTGCTGCGCCTGATTGAAATGACCCGCGCCTTCGATTTTGAACTGCATAACAATTCCTTGCTCATTAAGGGCCTTGGCTGCGACAGTGAAGCCCCTGAGCGCCTGACCATCTGA
- a CDS encoding RNA polymerase sigma-70 factor, giving the protein MDSSHPSTALLLHRIATDDDRRAFEQFFTLYYPRLLKFAHFYVKSRELAEEVVSDVFFKLWQKRATLPEVKNMDSYLYISIKNQSLNYLQKAENQPAIPLEDLPAYLGVETLTPERTLLVSELQAEIHRAVDKLPPQCKIIFKLIREDGLKYKEVAEILGISTKTIEVQIGIAIKKISVDLQAHLTARQAPPRVLRIAQALIPLLLAGVAS; this is encoded by the coding sequence ATGGATTCCTCCCACCCGTCCACCGCTCTGCTTCTTCACCGGATTGCCACCGACGACGACCGGCGGGCGTTCGAGCAGTTCTTCACTCTGTATTATCCGCGGCTGCTGAAATTTGCCCATTTCTACGTGAAGTCGCGGGAACTGGCAGAGGAGGTAGTGTCAGATGTGTTTTTCAAGCTGTGGCAGAAGCGCGCCACGCTGCCGGAGGTGAAGAACATGGATAGCTACCTCTACATTTCCATCAAAAATCAGTCACTGAACTACCTGCAGAAAGCAGAAAATCAGCCTGCTATTCCGCTGGAAGATCTGCCGGCTTACTTGGGCGTGGAAACCCTCACCCCGGAGCGCACGCTGCTGGTATCGGAGCTGCAGGCCGAGATTCATCGGGCCGTGGACAAGCTGCCGCCGCAGTGCAAGATCATCTTCAAGCTGATCCGCGAAGATGGCCTCAAGTACAAGGAGGTAGCCGAAATATTAGGGATTTCCACTAAAACCATTGAGGTTCAGATCGGCATTGCCATCAAGAAAATCAGCGTGGACTTGCAGGCCCACCTCACGGCCCGGCAGGCTCCGCCGCGCGTGCTGCGTATCGCTCAGGCCCTGATTCCGCTGCTGCTGGCCGGAGTGGCTAGCTAA